Genomic DNA from Vespula vulgaris chromosome 5, iyVesVulg1.1, whole genome shotgun sequence:
TATCCAACCAAGAAGAAGTGTAtctgatattttaataaaagaatatatttttctaaaccaTGTTTTACTTAAATCTTGTCTGTCGTCTTCTGACAATCCTCTATCATCCCAAAGAAACACAACTTCAGATATTTCAGGATTTAAAAAAGGCCTTTcatattctaaaaatattttatctacaGTACCAAACATAAGTCTATTTATTGCTTGGAGTTTATAATCTGGTAAGGGCGGCTCAAAAATATCATTAGCCTTTTTTTTAAGAACTCCTAAAGGcaatgtacatattatatgttCTGCAGTTATCATTCTTCCATTTTCACACTGAATTTCTATAACCTTATTTCTACTAGAGCTATTTGTTGTTACATCAGATGTTTCATTCTCACATTCCTGTTTTTGCCATCTGTAATTATGATtagtatataaacatattttaacttttataaataatttcattgaaattattgcatatataatatttaacataatataaacatttttattgctTAAGAATAAacacaaatattaaattagaaaaagatcatttaaaaaaatatataatataaaatcattacaaAGCCAATGAAAAAGcaatgttaataatttctcttataattaataataaaaaatacgatcctacatatatttatccataatattcttaaaaaatatatataaattttatatttaaaataaaatataaagaattaatagTATAACAAAACTAAAGTAAACATtgctttcttatttaaaaaagaaaaagatatttaaaatcaacTAGAActctattaaataaatatttataaaaattatgcaatatacaaattataaaaatatattctatatatattaatgataaaaggGATCTAATAATTTACCTAATTTTAGTAACAACGTGTTTAGTAAGTATACAGTTCTTTGGTATATGTTTTGTAATTGGCTCCAATATTGCACTATATCCATTTCGAAGACTGATATTACCACCTTGTAGTTCAGCATAAGATCCCATTTCCATAAGATCAACCTCTTCCATATTATCACAGCCAGTAATACAAGTTTCTCTCTTAAGCAAACAATCAAAAAGTAACtgtcttattcttctttgttcAACTGGTAAAgatgacaaatatatatcagTTTCAAGTGCCACATGTGCTCCAACACTATTTATACCATCTGGTGGATTATAAGCACTTAAGAAATATTCTTCACAACGTCTTAAAAAACACACATAGGCttcatatatttcttgtaaaattGGAAATGGTAATTGTTTTCCATCTTCCATAACAGCTATAACTTTATGTGGTTTgggaatatttataatatctaccAATCCATTTGCCATTGCTATTTCAAAAAGAGGATTTCCCAAAACTCCATGGATCCAGTTTGCTCCAAgttcaattttttcattacctaaattaaaaaaatataaaagtaatataagtatgagaaaatagaagatCAAGGAGTTTATTATACCcggaaatatattcaaaagtaTACATTgcaatgttattttataaatatgtatattaccaATAAGATCTatataacaatagtaatataCTGTTACAAAATTGACAAATGTAATGAAAGTTAGTATTATttagtaagaaagaaaaacaatatatttatttgatctaGTATGCAATGATATAAtcaaatgaaacatttataCTTATtgtgaataataatttcgattatgcaattgtaaaaatcgatatttaaaattagttcaaataacaaatttatacaGAAGTAAAAGACTTTATTGATTGTCAACGTACATTAAGATAGAGGTTAATTCAACCATACCAATTTGTGTTGCTATAATTCGGCCACCTATACGTCCTCTTGCTTCAACAATAAGAAAGTCTGTTTCACTATTTTTCAGTAAATGATTTGCAGCAGACAATCCGGCCATGCCCCCTCCGATAATCAAAATTTTACACGAGACATGGCTATCCACTGGCTGGTCCGTGAGTTCCGCCATGTTCAATGCATTGTAACTGACAATAACCATAGCCTACAAAGTTATGTAGGATATTATAACGCGGCCATTGATTACATTTTCTTAAGATAGATTTTGAActagagaaatttattaaaaattctagaACATATGactaattaaagaagaaataaaaaagtaatttatttacattcaaaactaatcaatattatcatgttttttttttataatttatatatgtaaagctTATGTTTTAATCAATTTGGAATTTCTttgtacgtttttttttctttcctttttttaccaCTTTTATTACaacttataatatttctttttatgtaagTAATTCAACTCTACTTccccttcttattttttttatttatcttttaataaattatgacgtacgtaatcaataaaatatttttaatcaatatcgataataaatcaataatactatcatatcaataataaccgtatttgttatttgtttattgCTTTTTGATAATGCACTTTACAACACACtttcatgtattttatatCGCATATTAAAGTTTTCAATTGAAGAGGAGCAAGAATAAAATTAGCAGGATTAatgtacgatttatttcaatattatacacTCTTCAATTTCATATAGCTTTAACCTTggttttgtaaaaaaaaggattccTTAAACTATCTTCAGTCCAGCAATGGAATTTTCCAAAGActacaaaataaaagagaatacaactgttatttcattttttataaatatctcatAATTATACACAAAAAGcaacattaaaattattatggaaatacgtttttatttacatatttagtTAATTATGCGTATTGCTTGAAATATGATATGATACCTTCAAATCCCAAATAACCAACTGGCCATCTAGGCTACTTGTACTAAATTCATTATCTGATACTTGACGAACACAGTTAATCGTGTTTTGATGAATGCTATCTAATGCATTGTCATTAGAATCATTTCGTGCTTGACGATCTAAGGACTGGAATTTTCTCATGGCAGACAATCCagcagtttcttttttttgcatattatctaatttcgatacaaaataaatttgtccATTGTCATCCACAGAATATAACATGGGCATACAACTGTGTCCCTAAGGAAAAAATGTATCATTTCTAATCTGGGTTATTATGGTATATGTTGTTCACATTTTTGTTTTGACTGGATTACCGTGGCCACAATGGAATTGGGACCCACCCAAATGCAGCTTAAAAATGGTAAATGTTCGGTATAAAGCCTATAAACTACATTGCCCCTTGTAGCGTCTGCGACGCATATAGACGAATTATGTGCTACCCAGCAAATTTTATTGCCACATTGGCTAAATGCAACCGAATGTATCCAACCACCTAACAAAAATGCAACATCTATGTAAAAGCAACAAGTATTTTAAGTTAGCGATCAATAA
This window encodes:
- the LOC127063974 gene encoding peroxisomal N(1)-acetyl-spermine/spermidine oxidase isoform X2, giving the protein MANGLVDIINIPKPHKVIAVMEDGKQLPFPILQEIYEAYVCFLRRCEEYFLSAYNPPDGINSVGAHVALETDIYLSSLPVEQRRIRQLLFDCLLKRETCITGCDNMEEVDLMEMGSYAELQGGNISLRNGYSAILEPITKHIPKNCILTKHVVTKIRWQKQECENETSDVTTNSSSRNKVIEIQCENGRMITAEHIICTLPLGVLKKKANDIFEPPLPDYKLQAINRLMFGTVDKIFLEYERPFLNPEISEVVFLWDDRGLSEDDRQDLSKTWFRKIYSFIKISDTLLLGWISGKAAEYMEQLSTTEVSEVCTSILRRFLNDPFVPTPKHCLRTTWHSQPFTCGSYTSMAVGASQVDIKNLAEPLILQDQPSKIMITFAGEHTHSSFYSTVHGAYLTGRTAAQLLLESRRSEQNHISLSCENTSDLSSWIQGISLT
- the LOC127063974 gene encoding peroxisomal N(1)-acetyl-spermine/spermidine oxidase isoform X1, with amino-acid sequence MVIVSYNALNMAELTDQPVDSHVSCKILIIGGGMAGLSAANHLLKNSETDFLIVEARGRIGGRIIATQIGNEKIELGANWIHGVLGNPLFEIAMANGLVDIINIPKPHKVIAVMEDGKQLPFPILQEIYEAYVCFLRRCEEYFLSAYNPPDGINSVGAHVALETDIYLSSLPVEQRRIRQLLFDCLLKRETCITGCDNMEEVDLMEMGSYAELQGGNISLRNGYSAILEPITKHIPKNCILTKHVVTKIRWQKQECENETSDVTTNSSSRNKVIEIQCENGRMITAEHIICTLPLGVLKKKANDIFEPPLPDYKLQAINRLMFGTVDKIFLEYERPFLNPEISEVVFLWDDRGLSEDDRQDLSKTWFRKIYSFIKISDTLLLGWISGKAAEYMEQLSTTEVSEVCTSILRRFLNDPFVPTPKHCLRTTWHSQPFTCGSYTSMAVGASQVDIKNLAEPLILQDQPSKIMITFAGEHTHSSFYSTVHGAYLTGRTAAQLLLESRRSEQNHISLSCENTSDLSSWIQGISLT